The following are encoded in a window of Acipenser ruthenus chromosome 26, fAciRut3.2 maternal haplotype, whole genome shotgun sequence genomic DNA:
- the LOC117963312 gene encoding proteoglycan 4-like isoform X1, translating into MIRAIQATQKVNLSSQVLVLRRRSLPLLRQKSLPNPEAAAAPPKLVSQPPLVKEGGTLRRQPLKDRNNVQIGGLEKHCLERIASAGAPEGKLLRRQAVNSRRFSLGDGDLRRTPKHSGVEAVGMAVESSLNGPPACGEKGLERDGRSFLLMEGGVGWSPGCPASGGTGSADNCTFEKADCDSAEMLLGLEKEAPGSPSVETLQGTVVLSGYEEEAETSQDPPSAARVQCDDIVEQVLELEGGGTEPELDPSPILQGNELDPPPILQLNEQLASCRYFSTPVAAELSKKRYLSPVLEECCSLDHRGRSPHMVPSPSKHPLQATSIKKEKEEASVKTPALFCSFFAEECVTVVNQILSNPSTPGTPWKCAQPTRDGSNVDVSTIEAEPLPCDWTPMKSFIEQSCVNPETSDMWGVSLLDLENLNLQLVELKETMEEGGGGRREEEDESKAAGSSLRDLVSAESCALALLERVRVLRSRFLSSQGKNCREPPEKKECGNATVLLETVEEAEESSGSGSYRASDAAPESLEKKEEGTSPGVGGNATIDLPNTVVDLNATIDLPNTMVDLKNATMELPNATMDLKNAAGMEVEPAKGEADHNQTWELKRGAAGGVPEGERGAADQVAGRGPPSESTFSRSVLTSPVVSQQGQDCFLPWPADGSPDIKSSCLVTSTPLAGPKFQQGKAMKCLSFNRDSSALFSISSGEGSSTQVSASSSSSSSSNKPLQSNAQPSTLPTRASQSIRPPNILGQQKTLLPPSATGLPTLPRKSLVPPSLRSTRPKTLVPPGAVHSQRPSLGIPHFGLPSGPARPSPGVKMQRPPRPASVKKPERGGGKSSSTAETSAFTPACNSTKPASSGLKPPAAAGTKALGSSLPKPAVSGTRPPHMSLQGPKVSADLKGREVRKPGSASPRGLATNIAGSAIPGPSGITQKPSGPAAASGERRQSGKFRDAEESSLPTAKRQKIVPGSSIPSVCRIPLKPTASASAPRGLLRPSVRQSGKYQRLQQSSLVTPKRQIRGPTPPPGSAKPRATPLKQTVGPFTSANFTFEPKQQSVSPPKQTEVTVLSANLTFEPEQPDSSPAKQTPGPAPSTKLTCEPEQPAVSPPEQTEGPASQVDLASEPEQPAASPLKQAEGAATPSSLPGAEGKTCTVPNSLPGAEEPAPPLDPAPEHEPPTTSSPEQSEGSVPSSANITFEPEQPAVSPLKQTEVQSNCPKPEPCQPAASPLKENQGYRECEQCAWYQHENQTLTETIRALRERLAKETHDC; encoded by the exons GCGACTCAAAAGGTCAATCTGTCCAGTCAAGTCCTGGTTTTGAGACGCCGTTCTCTCCCTCTACTCAGACAGAAGTCCCTCCCAAACCCAGAGGCGGCAGCAGCCCCCCCAAAACTGGTGAGCCAGCCCCCACTGGTGAAAGAAGGAGGGACCCTGAGACGGCAGCCCCTGAAAGACCGGAATAACGTCCAGATCGGAGGTCTTGAAAAGCACTGTTTAGAGAGGATTGCTTCAGCAGGTGCCCCGGAGGGGAAGCTACTGAGACGGCAAGCTGTTAACAGCAGGAGGTTCAGCCTGGGGGATGGGGATTTGAGACGGACACCGAAGCACAGCGGGGTGGAGGCAGTGGGGATGGCTGTTGAGAGCTCTCTGAACGGCCCGCCTGCCTGCGGGGAGAAGGGTCTGGAAAGAGACGGAAGAAGCTTTCTCCTGATGGAGGGAGGGGTGGGGTGGAGTCCAGGATGCCCTGCTTCTGGAGGAACGGGGAGCGCTGACAATTGCACCTTTGAGAAAGCGGATTGCGACTCAGCAGAAATGCTGCTGGGTTTGGAGAAGGAGGCTCCCGGCAGCCCCTCTGTTGAGACGCTCCAGGGTACTGTGGTGCTGAGCGGCTACGAGGAGGAGGCAGAAACAAGCCAAGACCCTCCAAGCGCTGCCCGGGTTCAATGCGATGACATTGTTGAGCAAGTCCTTGAACTAGAAGGGGGCGGGACAGAACCCGAGCTGGACCCCTCACCTATACTCCAGGGGAACGAGCTGGACCCCCCACCTATACTCCAGCTGAATGAGCAGTTAGCCAGTTGCCGATATTTTAGCACCCCAGTAGCGGCTGAACTGTCAAAGAAGAGATATCTGAGCCCCGTCCTGGAGGAGTGTTGCTCTCTAGATCACAGGGGAAGGTCTCCACACATGGTCCCCTCCCCCAGCAAGCACCCTTTGCAAGCCACTTCAATAAAGAAAGAGAAGGAGGAGGCGTCAGTGAAAACCCCTGCCCTGTTTTGTAGCTTTTTTGCAGAGGAGTGTGTCACCGTCGTCAACCAGATTCTTAGCAATCCTTCAACCCCAGGAACCCCCTGGAAATGTGCTCAGCCAACCAGGGATGGAAGCAATGTGGACGTTTCTACCATTGAGGCAGAGCCCCTTCCTTGTGACTGGACCCCCATGAAGTCTTTCATAGAGCAGTCTTGCGTCAATCCCGAGACCTCTGACATGTGGGGGGTGAGCCTCCTGGACTTGGAGAACCTTAACCTGCAGCTGGTGGAGCTGAAAGAAAccatggaggagggaggaggagggcgacgggaggaggaggacgagagCAAGGCTGCTGGATCCTCGCTGCGTGACTTGGTGTCGGCCGAGTCCTGCGCCCTTGCGCTGCTGGAACGGGTGAGAGTGCTGAGAAGTCGCTTTCTGTCCTCGCAAGGAAAGAATTGCAGGGAGCCACCTGAGAAAAAGGAGTGCGGGAATGCCACAGTGCTGCTGGAAACTGTGGAGGAAGCAGAGGAGTCGTCAGGCAGCGGCTCCTACAGAGCGTCCGACGCGGCTCCGGAAAGTCTGGAAAAAAAAGAGGAGGGCACGTCTCCCGGCGTTGGGGGCAATGCCACCATCGATCTGCCCAACACCGTGGTGGACCTGAATGCCACCATTGATCTTCCCAACACCATGGTGGACCTGAAGAATGCCACCATGGAATTGCCAAATGCCACCATGGACCTGAAGAATGCAGCAGGAATGGAAGTGGAGCCAGCAAAGGGGGAGGCTGACCACAACCAGACCTGGGAACTGAAGCGTGGAGCTGCAGGGGGAGTGCCTGAAGGAGAGAGGGGAGCCGCTGACCAGGTGGCAGGCAGGGGGCCTCCCAGCGAGAGCACTTTCAGCCGCAGTGTCTTGACCAGCCCTGTGGTTTCCCAGCAGGGCCAGGATTGCTTCCTGCCGTGGCCTGCAGACGGCAGCCCAGATATCAAGTCCTCCTGCCTGGTCACCTCGACCCCACTTGCCGGGCCCAAATTCCAGCAGGGCAAAGCAATGAAGTGCCTCTCCTTCAACAGGGATTCTAGTGCCCTGTTCAGCATTTCGAGTGGGGAGGGCAGCAGCACTCAAGTAtctgccagcagcagcagcagcagcagcagcaataagCCACTCCAATCGAACGCTCAGCCCAGCACCCTGCCAACTCGAGCCAGCCAGAGCATCCGTCCCCCCAATATTCTGGGGCAGCAAAAGACTCTCCTGCCCCCGTCGGCGACAGGGCTGCCCACTTTGCCTAGAAAGTCGCTGGTGCCCCCATCGCTCCGCTCCACACGCCCCAAGACCCTGGTGCCTCCGGGGGCGGTGCATTCACAACGCCCCTCTCTGGGGATCCCCCACTTTGGCCTCCCTTCCGGACCAGCCCGCCCCAGCCCCGGGGTCAAGATGCAGAGACCCCCCAGGCCAGCATCTGTGAAGAAGCCTGAAAGAGGAGGAGGgaagagctccagcacagcagag ACTTCTGCCTTCACTCCAGCGTGCAACTCTACAAAGCCAGCTTCGAGTGGCCTCAAGCCTCCTGCAGCTGCCG GTACCAAGGCGCTGGGCTCCAGCCTTCCCAAGCCAGCCGTCTCAGGGACGAGGCCCCCCCACATGTCTCTGCAGGGGCCCAAGGTGTCTGCTGACCTGAAAGGGAGGGAAGTCCGAAAGCCAGGCTCAGCCAGCCCCAGAGGTCTAGCTACAAACA TTGCAGGTTCAGCCATTCCAGGCCCCAGTGGGATTACCCAGAAGCCCTCGGGGCCTGCAGCTGCCTCTGGGGAGCGGAGGCAGTCTGGGAAATTCCGAGACGCTGAGGAAAGCAGCCTTCCAACGGCAAAGAGGcagaaaatcg TTCCAGGCTCGTCGATCCCAAGTGTCTGCAGGATTCCCCTGAAGCCCACAGCATCTGCTTCTGCCCCAAGAGGACTGCTGAGGCCATCTGTGAGACAGTCTGGGAAATATCAAAGACTGCAGCAGAGCAGCCTGGTGACTCCCAAGAGGCAGATAAGAG GCCCTACCCCACCACCGGGCAGTGCCAAACCAAGAGCGACTCCCCTGAAACAAACTGTGG GTCCTTTCACCTCTGCCAACTTCACATTTGAACCCAAGCAGCAATCTGTGAGCCCACCCAAACAAACTGAGG TTACTGTCCTGTCCGCCAACCTCACATTCGAACCCGAGCAGCCAGACTCCAGTCCAGCAAAACAAACTCCGG GTCCTGCTCCATCAACCAAACTCACATGTGAACCAGAGCAGCCAGCCGTGAGCCCACCTGAACAAACCGAAG GTCCTGCTTCTCAAGTGGACCTTGCATCTGAACCGGAGCAGCCAGCTGCAAGCCCACTGAAGCAAGCTGAGG GTGCTGCCACACCTTCCAGCCTGCCAGGAGCCGAGGGTAAGACCTGTACTGTACCGAACAgtctgccaggagcagagg AGCCTGCCCCACCTCTGGACCCCGCCCCAGAACACGAGCCCCCCACCACTAGTAGTCCAGAACAATCAGAGG GGTCTGTTCCCTCTTCTGCCAATATCACATTTGAACCCGAGCAGCCTGCTGTTAGCCCACTAAAGCAAACCGAGG TGCAATCCAACTGCCCCAAACCTGAACCCTGCCAGCCAGCGGCCAGCCCCCTTAAAGAAAATCAAG GCTACAGAGAGTGTGAGCAGTGTGCGTGGTACCAGCACGAGAATCAGACACTGACTGAAACTATCCGGGCTCTCCGGGAGAGACTGGCCAAAG AGACTCATGACTGCTAA
- the LOC117963312 gene encoding proteoglycan 4-like isoform X4 yields the protein MIRAIQATQKVNLSSQVLVLRRRSLPLLRQKSLPNPEAAAAPPKLVSQPPLVKEGGTLRRQPLKDRNNVQIGGLEKHCLERIASAGAPEGKLLRRQAVNSRRFSLGDGDLRRTPKHSGVEAVGMAVESSLNGPPACGEKGLERDGRSFLLMEGGVGWSPGCPASGGTGSADNCTFEKADCDSAEMLLGLEKEAPGSPSVETLQGTVVLSGYEEEAETSQDPPSAARVQCDDIVEQVLELEGGGTEPELDPSPILQGNELDPPPILQLNEQLASCRYFSTPVAAELSKKRYLSPVLEECCSLDHRGRSPHMVPSPSKHPLQATSIKKEKEEASVKTPALFCSFFAEECVTVVNQILSNPSTPGTPWKCAQPTRDGSNVDVSTIEAEPLPCDWTPMKSFIEQSCVNPETSDMWGVSLLDLENLNLQLVELKETMEEGGGGRREEEDESKAAGSSLRDLVSAESCALALLERVRVLRSRFLSSQGKNCREPPEKKECGNATVLLETVEEAEESSGSGSYRASDAAPESLEKKEEGTSPGVGGNATIDLPNTVVDLNATIDLPNTMVDLKNATMELPNATMDLKNAAGMEVEPAKGEADHNQTWELKRGAAGGVPEGERGAADQVAGRGPPSESTFSRSVLTSPVVSQQGQDCFLPWPADGSPDIKSSCLVTSTPLAGPKFQQGKAMKCLSFNRDSSALFSISSGEGSSTQVSASSSSSSSSNKPLQSNAQPSTLPTRASQSIRPPNILGQQKTLLPPSATGLPTLPRKSLVPPSLRSTRPKTLVPPGAVHSQRPSLGIPHFGLPSGPARPSPGVKMQRPPRPASVKKPERGGGKSSSTAETSAFTPACNSTKPASSGLKPPAAAGTKALGSSLPKPAVSGTRPPHMSLQGPKVSADLKGREVRKPGSASPRGLATNIAGSAIPGPSGITQKPSGPAAASGERRQSGKFRDAEESSLPTAKRQKIVPGSSIPSVCRIPLKPTASASAPRGLLRPSVRQSGKYQRLQQSSLVTPKRQIRGPTPPPGSAKPRATPLKQTVGPFTSANFTFEPKQQSVSPPKQTEVTVLSANLTFEPEQPDSSPAKQTPGPAPSTKLTCEPEQPAVSPPEQTEGPASQVDLASEPEQPAASPLKQAEGAATPSSLPGAEGKTCTVPNSLPGAEEPAPPLDPAPEHEPPTTSSPEQSEVQSNCPKPEPCQPAASPLKENQGYRECEQCAWYQHENQTLTETIRALRERLAKETHDC from the exons GCGACTCAAAAGGTCAATCTGTCCAGTCAAGTCCTGGTTTTGAGACGCCGTTCTCTCCCTCTACTCAGACAGAAGTCCCTCCCAAACCCAGAGGCGGCAGCAGCCCCCCCAAAACTGGTGAGCCAGCCCCCACTGGTGAAAGAAGGAGGGACCCTGAGACGGCAGCCCCTGAAAGACCGGAATAACGTCCAGATCGGAGGTCTTGAAAAGCACTGTTTAGAGAGGATTGCTTCAGCAGGTGCCCCGGAGGGGAAGCTACTGAGACGGCAAGCTGTTAACAGCAGGAGGTTCAGCCTGGGGGATGGGGATTTGAGACGGACACCGAAGCACAGCGGGGTGGAGGCAGTGGGGATGGCTGTTGAGAGCTCTCTGAACGGCCCGCCTGCCTGCGGGGAGAAGGGTCTGGAAAGAGACGGAAGAAGCTTTCTCCTGATGGAGGGAGGGGTGGGGTGGAGTCCAGGATGCCCTGCTTCTGGAGGAACGGGGAGCGCTGACAATTGCACCTTTGAGAAAGCGGATTGCGACTCAGCAGAAATGCTGCTGGGTTTGGAGAAGGAGGCTCCCGGCAGCCCCTCTGTTGAGACGCTCCAGGGTACTGTGGTGCTGAGCGGCTACGAGGAGGAGGCAGAAACAAGCCAAGACCCTCCAAGCGCTGCCCGGGTTCAATGCGATGACATTGTTGAGCAAGTCCTTGAACTAGAAGGGGGCGGGACAGAACCCGAGCTGGACCCCTCACCTATACTCCAGGGGAACGAGCTGGACCCCCCACCTATACTCCAGCTGAATGAGCAGTTAGCCAGTTGCCGATATTTTAGCACCCCAGTAGCGGCTGAACTGTCAAAGAAGAGATATCTGAGCCCCGTCCTGGAGGAGTGTTGCTCTCTAGATCACAGGGGAAGGTCTCCACACATGGTCCCCTCCCCCAGCAAGCACCCTTTGCAAGCCACTTCAATAAAGAAAGAGAAGGAGGAGGCGTCAGTGAAAACCCCTGCCCTGTTTTGTAGCTTTTTTGCAGAGGAGTGTGTCACCGTCGTCAACCAGATTCTTAGCAATCCTTCAACCCCAGGAACCCCCTGGAAATGTGCTCAGCCAACCAGGGATGGAAGCAATGTGGACGTTTCTACCATTGAGGCAGAGCCCCTTCCTTGTGACTGGACCCCCATGAAGTCTTTCATAGAGCAGTCTTGCGTCAATCCCGAGACCTCTGACATGTGGGGGGTGAGCCTCCTGGACTTGGAGAACCTTAACCTGCAGCTGGTGGAGCTGAAAGAAAccatggaggagggaggaggagggcgacgggaggaggaggacgagagCAAGGCTGCTGGATCCTCGCTGCGTGACTTGGTGTCGGCCGAGTCCTGCGCCCTTGCGCTGCTGGAACGGGTGAGAGTGCTGAGAAGTCGCTTTCTGTCCTCGCAAGGAAAGAATTGCAGGGAGCCACCTGAGAAAAAGGAGTGCGGGAATGCCACAGTGCTGCTGGAAACTGTGGAGGAAGCAGAGGAGTCGTCAGGCAGCGGCTCCTACAGAGCGTCCGACGCGGCTCCGGAAAGTCTGGAAAAAAAAGAGGAGGGCACGTCTCCCGGCGTTGGGGGCAATGCCACCATCGATCTGCCCAACACCGTGGTGGACCTGAATGCCACCATTGATCTTCCCAACACCATGGTGGACCTGAAGAATGCCACCATGGAATTGCCAAATGCCACCATGGACCTGAAGAATGCAGCAGGAATGGAAGTGGAGCCAGCAAAGGGGGAGGCTGACCACAACCAGACCTGGGAACTGAAGCGTGGAGCTGCAGGGGGAGTGCCTGAAGGAGAGAGGGGAGCCGCTGACCAGGTGGCAGGCAGGGGGCCTCCCAGCGAGAGCACTTTCAGCCGCAGTGTCTTGACCAGCCCTGTGGTTTCCCAGCAGGGCCAGGATTGCTTCCTGCCGTGGCCTGCAGACGGCAGCCCAGATATCAAGTCCTCCTGCCTGGTCACCTCGACCCCACTTGCCGGGCCCAAATTCCAGCAGGGCAAAGCAATGAAGTGCCTCTCCTTCAACAGGGATTCTAGTGCCCTGTTCAGCATTTCGAGTGGGGAGGGCAGCAGCACTCAAGTAtctgccagcagcagcagcagcagcagcagcaataagCCACTCCAATCGAACGCTCAGCCCAGCACCCTGCCAACTCGAGCCAGCCAGAGCATCCGTCCCCCCAATATTCTGGGGCAGCAAAAGACTCTCCTGCCCCCGTCGGCGACAGGGCTGCCCACTTTGCCTAGAAAGTCGCTGGTGCCCCCATCGCTCCGCTCCACACGCCCCAAGACCCTGGTGCCTCCGGGGGCGGTGCATTCACAACGCCCCTCTCTGGGGATCCCCCACTTTGGCCTCCCTTCCGGACCAGCCCGCCCCAGCCCCGGGGTCAAGATGCAGAGACCCCCCAGGCCAGCATCTGTGAAGAAGCCTGAAAGAGGAGGAGGgaagagctccagcacagcagag ACTTCTGCCTTCACTCCAGCGTGCAACTCTACAAAGCCAGCTTCGAGTGGCCTCAAGCCTCCTGCAGCTGCCG GTACCAAGGCGCTGGGCTCCAGCCTTCCCAAGCCAGCCGTCTCAGGGACGAGGCCCCCCCACATGTCTCTGCAGGGGCCCAAGGTGTCTGCTGACCTGAAAGGGAGGGAAGTCCGAAAGCCAGGCTCAGCCAGCCCCAGAGGTCTAGCTACAAACA TTGCAGGTTCAGCCATTCCAGGCCCCAGTGGGATTACCCAGAAGCCCTCGGGGCCTGCAGCTGCCTCTGGGGAGCGGAGGCAGTCTGGGAAATTCCGAGACGCTGAGGAAAGCAGCCTTCCAACGGCAAAGAGGcagaaaatcg TTCCAGGCTCGTCGATCCCAAGTGTCTGCAGGATTCCCCTGAAGCCCACAGCATCTGCTTCTGCCCCAAGAGGACTGCTGAGGCCATCTGTGAGACAGTCTGGGAAATATCAAAGACTGCAGCAGAGCAGCCTGGTGACTCCCAAGAGGCAGATAAGAG GCCCTACCCCACCACCGGGCAGTGCCAAACCAAGAGCGACTCCCCTGAAACAAACTGTGG GTCCTTTCACCTCTGCCAACTTCACATTTGAACCCAAGCAGCAATCTGTGAGCCCACCCAAACAAACTGAGG TTACTGTCCTGTCCGCCAACCTCACATTCGAACCCGAGCAGCCAGACTCCAGTCCAGCAAAACAAACTCCGG GTCCTGCTCCATCAACCAAACTCACATGTGAACCAGAGCAGCCAGCCGTGAGCCCACCTGAACAAACCGAAG GTCCTGCTTCTCAAGTGGACCTTGCATCTGAACCGGAGCAGCCAGCTGCAAGCCCACTGAAGCAAGCTGAGG GTGCTGCCACACCTTCCAGCCTGCCAGGAGCCGAGGGTAAGACCTGTACTGTACCGAACAgtctgccaggagcagagg AGCCTGCCCCACCTCTGGACCCCGCCCCAGAACACGAGCCCCCCACCACTAGTAGTCCAGAACAATCAGAGG TGCAATCCAACTGCCCCAAACCTGAACCCTGCCAGCCAGCGGCCAGCCCCCTTAAAGAAAATCAAG GCTACAGAGAGTGTGAGCAGTGTGCGTGGTACCAGCACGAGAATCAGACACTGACTGAAACTATCCGGGCTCTCCGGGAGAGACTGGCCAAAG AGACTCATGACTGCTAA
- the LOC117963312 gene encoding proteoglycan 4-like isoform X5: MIRAIQATQKVNLSSQVLVLRRRSLPLLRQKSLPNPEAAAAPPKLVSQPPLVKEGGTLRRQPLKDRNNVQIGGLEKHCLERIASAGAPEGKLLRRQAVNSRRFSLGDGDLRRTPKHSGVEAVGMAVESSLNGPPACGEKGLERDGRSFLLMEGGVGWSPGCPASGGTGSADNCTFEKADCDSAEMLLGLEKEAPGSPSVETLQGTVVLSGYEEEAETSQDPPSAARVQCDDIVEQVLELEGGGTEPELDPSPILQGNELDPPPILQLNEQLASCRYFSTPVAAELSKKRYLSPVLEECCSLDHRGRSPHMVPSPSKHPLQATSIKKEKEEASVKTPALFCSFFAEECVTVVNQILSNPSTPGTPWKCAQPTRDGSNVDVSTIEAEPLPCDWTPMKSFIEQSCVNPETSDMWGVSLLDLENLNLQLVELKETMEEGGGGRREEEDESKAAGSSLRDLVSAESCALALLERVRVLRSRFLSSQGKNCREPPEKKECGNATVLLETVEEAEESSGSGSYRASDAAPESLEKKEEGTSPGVGGNATIDLPNTVVDLNATIDLPNTMVDLKNATMELPNATMDLKNAAGMEVEPAKGEADHNQTWELKRGAAGGVPEGERGAADQVAGRGPPSESTFSRSVLTSPVVSQQGQDCFLPWPADGSPDIKSSCLVTSTPLAGPKFQQGKAMKCLSFNRDSSALFSISSGEGSSTQVSASSSSSSSSNKPLQSNAQPSTLPTRASQSIRPPNILGQQKTLLPPSATGLPTLPRKSLVPPSLRSTRPKTLVPPGAVHSQRPSLGIPHFGLPSGPARPSPGVKMQRPPRPASVKKPERGGGKSSSTAETSAFTPACNSTKPASSGLKPPAAAGTKALGSSLPKPAVSGTRPPHMSLQGPKVSADLKGREVRKPGSASPRGLATNIAGSAIPGPSGITQKPSGPAAASGERRQSGKFRDAEESSLPTAKRQKIVPGSSIPSVCRIPLKPTASASAPRGLLRPSVRQSGKYQRLQQSSLVTPKRQIRGPTPPPGSAKPRATPLKQTVGPFTSANFTFEPKQQSVSPPKQTEVTVLSANLTFEPEQPDSSPAKQTPGPAPSTKLTCEPEQPAVSPPEQTEGPASQVDLASEPEQPAASPLKQAEGAATPSSLPGAEGKTCTVPNSLPGAEVQSNCPKPEPCQPAASPLKENQGYRECEQCAWYQHENQTLTETIRALRERLAKETHDC; encoded by the exons GCGACTCAAAAGGTCAATCTGTCCAGTCAAGTCCTGGTTTTGAGACGCCGTTCTCTCCCTCTACTCAGACAGAAGTCCCTCCCAAACCCAGAGGCGGCAGCAGCCCCCCCAAAACTGGTGAGCCAGCCCCCACTGGTGAAAGAAGGAGGGACCCTGAGACGGCAGCCCCTGAAAGACCGGAATAACGTCCAGATCGGAGGTCTTGAAAAGCACTGTTTAGAGAGGATTGCTTCAGCAGGTGCCCCGGAGGGGAAGCTACTGAGACGGCAAGCTGTTAACAGCAGGAGGTTCAGCCTGGGGGATGGGGATTTGAGACGGACACCGAAGCACAGCGGGGTGGAGGCAGTGGGGATGGCTGTTGAGAGCTCTCTGAACGGCCCGCCTGCCTGCGGGGAGAAGGGTCTGGAAAGAGACGGAAGAAGCTTTCTCCTGATGGAGGGAGGGGTGGGGTGGAGTCCAGGATGCCCTGCTTCTGGAGGAACGGGGAGCGCTGACAATTGCACCTTTGAGAAAGCGGATTGCGACTCAGCAGAAATGCTGCTGGGTTTGGAGAAGGAGGCTCCCGGCAGCCCCTCTGTTGAGACGCTCCAGGGTACTGTGGTGCTGAGCGGCTACGAGGAGGAGGCAGAAACAAGCCAAGACCCTCCAAGCGCTGCCCGGGTTCAATGCGATGACATTGTTGAGCAAGTCCTTGAACTAGAAGGGGGCGGGACAGAACCCGAGCTGGACCCCTCACCTATACTCCAGGGGAACGAGCTGGACCCCCCACCTATACTCCAGCTGAATGAGCAGTTAGCCAGTTGCCGATATTTTAGCACCCCAGTAGCGGCTGAACTGTCAAAGAAGAGATATCTGAGCCCCGTCCTGGAGGAGTGTTGCTCTCTAGATCACAGGGGAAGGTCTCCACACATGGTCCCCTCCCCCAGCAAGCACCCTTTGCAAGCCACTTCAATAAAGAAAGAGAAGGAGGAGGCGTCAGTGAAAACCCCTGCCCTGTTTTGTAGCTTTTTTGCAGAGGAGTGTGTCACCGTCGTCAACCAGATTCTTAGCAATCCTTCAACCCCAGGAACCCCCTGGAAATGTGCTCAGCCAACCAGGGATGGAAGCAATGTGGACGTTTCTACCATTGAGGCAGAGCCCCTTCCTTGTGACTGGACCCCCATGAAGTCTTTCATAGAGCAGTCTTGCGTCAATCCCGAGACCTCTGACATGTGGGGGGTGAGCCTCCTGGACTTGGAGAACCTTAACCTGCAGCTGGTGGAGCTGAAAGAAAccatggaggagggaggaggagggcgacgggaggaggaggacgagagCAAGGCTGCTGGATCCTCGCTGCGTGACTTGGTGTCGGCCGAGTCCTGCGCCCTTGCGCTGCTGGAACGGGTGAGAGTGCTGAGAAGTCGCTTTCTGTCCTCGCAAGGAAAGAATTGCAGGGAGCCACCTGAGAAAAAGGAGTGCGGGAATGCCACAGTGCTGCTGGAAACTGTGGAGGAAGCAGAGGAGTCGTCAGGCAGCGGCTCCTACAGAGCGTCCGACGCGGCTCCGGAAAGTCTGGAAAAAAAAGAGGAGGGCACGTCTCCCGGCGTTGGGGGCAATGCCACCATCGATCTGCCCAACACCGTGGTGGACCTGAATGCCACCATTGATCTTCCCAACACCATGGTGGACCTGAAGAATGCCACCATGGAATTGCCAAATGCCACCATGGACCTGAAGAATGCAGCAGGAATGGAAGTGGAGCCAGCAAAGGGGGAGGCTGACCACAACCAGACCTGGGAACTGAAGCGTGGAGCTGCAGGGGGAGTGCCTGAAGGAGAGAGGGGAGCCGCTGACCAGGTGGCAGGCAGGGGGCCTCCCAGCGAGAGCACTTTCAGCCGCAGTGTCTTGACCAGCCCTGTGGTTTCCCAGCAGGGCCAGGATTGCTTCCTGCCGTGGCCTGCAGACGGCAGCCCAGATATCAAGTCCTCCTGCCTGGTCACCTCGACCCCACTTGCCGGGCCCAAATTCCAGCAGGGCAAAGCAATGAAGTGCCTCTCCTTCAACAGGGATTCTAGTGCCCTGTTCAGCATTTCGAGTGGGGAGGGCAGCAGCACTCAAGTAtctgccagcagcagcagcagcagcagcagcaataagCCACTCCAATCGAACGCTCAGCCCAGCACCCTGCCAACTCGAGCCAGCCAGAGCATCCGTCCCCCCAATATTCTGGGGCAGCAAAAGACTCTCCTGCCCCCGTCGGCGACAGGGCTGCCCACTTTGCCTAGAAAGTCGCTGGTGCCCCCATCGCTCCGCTCCACACGCCCCAAGACCCTGGTGCCTCCGGGGGCGGTGCATTCACAACGCCCCTCTCTGGGGATCCCCCACTTTGGCCTCCCTTCCGGACCAGCCCGCCCCAGCCCCGGGGTCAAGATGCAGAGACCCCCCAGGCCAGCATCTGTGAAGAAGCCTGAAAGAGGAGGAGGgaagagctccagcacagcagag ACTTCTGCCTTCACTCCAGCGTGCAACTCTACAAAGCCAGCTTCGAGTGGCCTCAAGCCTCCTGCAGCTGCCG GTACCAAGGCGCTGGGCTCCAGCCTTCCCAAGCCAGCCGTCTCAGGGACGAGGCCCCCCCACATGTCTCTGCAGGGGCCCAAGGTGTCTGCTGACCTGAAAGGGAGGGAAGTCCGAAAGCCAGGCTCAGCCAGCCCCAGAGGTCTAGCTACAAACA TTGCAGGTTCAGCCATTCCAGGCCCCAGTGGGATTACCCAGAAGCCCTCGGGGCCTGCAGCTGCCTCTGGGGAGCGGAGGCAGTCTGGGAAATTCCGAGACGCTGAGGAAAGCAGCCTTCCAACGGCAAAGAGGcagaaaatcg TTCCAGGCTCGTCGATCCCAAGTGTCTGCAGGATTCCCCTGAAGCCCACAGCATCTGCTTCTGCCCCAAGAGGACTGCTGAGGCCATCTGTGAGACAGTCTGGGAAATATCAAAGACTGCAGCAGAGCAGCCTGGTGACTCCCAAGAGGCAGATAAGAG GCCCTACCCCACCACCGGGCAGTGCCAAACCAAGAGCGACTCCCCTGAAACAAACTGTGG GTCCTTTCACCTCTGCCAACTTCACATTTGAACCCAAGCAGCAATCTGTGAGCCCACCCAAACAAACTGAGG TTACTGTCCTGTCCGCCAACCTCACATTCGAACCCGAGCAGCCAGACTCCAGTCCAGCAAAACAAACTCCGG GTCCTGCTCCATCAACCAAACTCACATGTGAACCAGAGCAGCCAGCCGTGAGCCCACCTGAACAAACCGAAG GTCCTGCTTCTCAAGTGGACCTTGCATCTGAACCGGAGCAGCCAGCTGCAAGCCCACTGAAGCAAGCTGAGG GTGCTGCCACACCTTCCAGCCTGCCAGGAGCCGAGGGTAAGACCTGTACTGTACCGAACAgtctgccaggagcagagg TGCAATCCAACTGCCCCAAACCTGAACCCTGCCAGCCAGCGGCCAGCCCCCTTAAAGAAAATCAAG GCTACAGAGAGTGTGAGCAGTGTGCGTGGTACCAGCACGAGAATCAGACACTGACTGAAACTATCCGGGCTCTCCGGGAGAGACTGGCCAAAG AGACTCATGACTGCTAA